From the endosymbiont of Bathymodiolus septemdierum str. Myojin knoll genome, one window contains:
- the kdsA gene encoding 3-deoxy-8-phosphooctulonate synthase — protein MKLLNFEVGLDHPFFLIAGPCVIESEALAMETAAYLKKVTDELNINFIYKSSYDKANRTSTSSFRGLGVEEGLRILQKVKDEIGIPVLTDVHEDTPLDEVASVVDMMQTPAFLVRQTNFIQNVCKQGIPVNIKKGQFQAPWDMQNVVDKAFETGNQQITLCDRGTSFGYNTLISDMRGLSSMRSTGQPIVFDATHSVQQPGGQGGTSGGQREMVPVVARAAAGVGVSGFFMETHPNPNEALSDGPNMIPIDKMSEMLKALQDIDHITKKNGFLEDQL, from the coding sequence ATGAAATTATTAAATTTTGAGGTCGGTCTAGACCATCCATTTTTCCTCATCGCTGGACCTTGTGTGATTGAATCTGAGGCGTTGGCAATGGAAACTGCCGCTTATTTAAAGAAAGTTACTGATGAATTAAACATTAATTTTATCTATAAATCGTCTTACGATAAGGCTAATCGCACCAGTACCAGTAGTTTTAGAGGTCTTGGTGTTGAAGAAGGTTTGCGTATTTTGCAAAAAGTCAAGGACGAAATCGGTATCCCTGTGTTGACCGATGTCCATGAAGATACGCCACTTGATGAGGTGGCATCAGTGGTTGATATGATGCAAACACCTGCTTTTTTAGTGCGTCAAACTAATTTTATTCAAAATGTTTGTAAACAAGGTATACCTGTCAACATTAAAAAAGGTCAATTCCAAGCGCCGTGGGATATGCAAAATGTAGTGGATAAAGCCTTTGAAACAGGCAATCAACAAATCACTTTATGTGACCGTGGTACTTCATTCGGCTACAATACGCTCATCTCTGATATGCGTGGATTATCCAGTATGCGCTCAACGGGTCAGCCGATTGTTTTTGACGCCACGCATTCTGTACAGCAGCCAGGCGGACAAGGTGGCACTTCAGGTGGACAAAGAGAAATGGTGCCTGTTGTCGCCAGAGCGGCGGCAGGGGTTGGGGTTTCAGGGTTTTTTATGGAAACTCATCCAAATCCTAACGAGGCACTCAGCGATGGACCGAATATGATTCCGATTGATAAAATGTCTGAAATGCTCAAAGCATTGCAAGACATTGACCATATCACTAAGAAAAATGGGTTTTTAGAAGACCAACTTTAA
- the trpC gene encoding indole-3-glycerol phosphate synthase TrpC: MSDTPDILKKIIARKEEEIATCKENISVQKMLDAAYKNRDTQDFYQALKDKADLKQNAVIAEIKKASPSKGVLRENFNPVEIAQSYQQAGAACLSVLTDKDFFQGDNQYLTDVRQAVSIPVLRKEFIIDPYQIYESRVLGADCILLIAACLSDEQMEDLAMRAIAINMDVLVEVHNIEELLRTQQLRLPMIGINNRNLRSFDVSLNTTIELMKAVQEDTLIITESGILTGEDVAFMRKNDIYSFLVGEAFMRQDNPGIALQEMFK, encoded by the coding sequence ATGAGCGACACGCCCGACATTTTAAAAAAAATTATTGCCCGTAAAGAAGAAGAGATAGCCACTTGTAAAGAAAATATTTCTGTGCAAAAAATGTTAGATGCTGCTTATAAAAACCGCGATACACAAGATTTTTATCAAGCGTTAAAAGATAAAGCCGACTTAAAGCAGAATGCAGTTATTGCAGAAATTAAAAAAGCATCCCCCTCCAAAGGTGTATTGCGTGAAAATTTTAACCCTGTTGAAATCGCTCAAAGTTACCAACAGGCAGGGGCAGCGTGTTTGTCTGTATTGACTGACAAGGATTTTTTTCAAGGTGATAATCAATATTTGACCGATGTGCGACAAGCCGTCTCCATTCCTGTATTACGCAAAGAATTCATTATTGACCCCTATCAAATTTACGAATCCAGAGTGCTTGGCGCTGATTGTATCTTACTCATTGCCGCGTGTTTAAGCGACGAGCAGATGGAAGACCTTGCAATGCGTGCAATTGCGATTAATATGGATGTATTAGTTGAGGTGCATAACATAGAAGAGTTGCTACGCACACAGCAATTACGCCTGCCGATGATTGGCATTAATAATCGTAATTTGCGTTCGTTTGATGTGTCTTTAAATACGACGATTGAACTAATGAAAGCAGTGCAAGAAGACACTTTAATCATCACCGAAAGTGGCATTTTGACAGGAGAAGATGTTGCCTTTATGCGTAAAAATGATATTTATAGTTTTTTAGTTGGCGAGGCCTTTATGCGTCAAGACAACCCAGGTATCGCCTTGCAGGAGATGTTCAAATGA
- a CDS encoding OsmC family protein, which translates to MNTVKWINGMNMIGKSASGHTIVMDGPEELGGQNLGVRPMEMLLLGMGGCTTVDVVSTLKKMRESVRDCRVEISAERADEHPKVFTNIHMHFIIEGSDLNDKKIKKAIALSADKYCSASIMLGKTATVTHDFETHE; encoded by the coding sequence ATGAATACAGTAAAATGGATTAATGGGATGAATATGATTGGCAAATCTGCCAGTGGTCATACCATTGTTATGGACGGACCTGAAGAATTGGGCGGGCAAAATTTGGGTGTGCGTCCAATGGAAATGTTATTACTTGGCATGGGTGGCTGCACCACGGTTGATGTAGTCTCTACACTGAAAAAAATGCGTGAATCTGTGCGAGATTGTCGCGTGGAAATCAGTGCAGAACGCGCTGATGAGCATCCAAAAGTTTTTACCAATATCCATATGCATTTTATTATTGAAGGCAGCGACTTAAACGACAAAAAAATTAAAAAAGCGATTGCTTTATCCGCGGATAAATATTGCTCTGCTTCCATTATGCTAGGCAAAACTGCCACAGTAACGCACGACTTTGAAACCCATGAATAA
- a CDS encoding thiazole synthase has protein sequence MTDTALIIAGKTYNSRLLVGSGKYSDLTETKLATEAAEADIITVAIRRTNIGQDANEPNLLDVVPPEKYTILPNTAGCYSAKDAVRTCQLARELLGGHNLVKLEVLGDEKTLYPNIVETLAAAKILVADGFDVMVYTSDDPIIAKELENIGCCAIMPLASLIGSGQGIANPANIKLIKQNANVPVLIDAGIGCASDAAKAMELGCDGVLMNSAIANAKNPVLMASAMKHAVIAGRESFLAGRMMKKAYASASSPMENLI, from the coding sequence ATGACTGACACAGCTTTAATCATTGCAGGAAAAACTTACAACTCGCGCCTGCTGGTTGGTTCAGGAAAATATAGCGACCTTACCGAAACCAAACTGGCAACAGAAGCAGCAGAAGCAGATATTATCACCGTTGCCATTCGTCGTACTAATATCGGTCAAGATGCCAACGAACCTAACTTACTTGATGTTGTGCCACCAGAAAAATATACCATTTTGCCCAATACAGCAGGCTGTTATAGCGCCAAAGATGCGGTGCGCACTTGCCAATTAGCACGCGAACTTTTGGGTGGTCACAATTTGGTTAAACTCGAAGTATTGGGTGACGAAAAAACCCTTTACCCGAATATTGTAGAAACCTTAGCTGCTGCAAAAATTTTAGTCGCAGATGGCTTTGATGTGATGGTTTACACCAGTGACGACCCCATTATTGCCAAAGAATTAGAAAACATCGGTTGCTGTGCAATAATGCCCCTCGCTTCACTCATCGGCTCAGGACAAGGTATTGCCAATCCTGCTAATATTAAACTCATTAAACAAAACGCCAATGTACCCGTACTCATTGATGCAGGCATTGGCTGCGCATCAGATGCCGCCAAGGCAATGGAATTGGGCTGTGATGGGGTATTAATGAACTCAGCTATTGCCAACGCCAAAAACCCAGTACTAATGGCAAGCGCAATGAAGCACGCTGTTATCGCCGGTCGTGAATCTTTCCTTGCTGGCAGAATGATGAAAAAAGCCTATGCTTCCGCTTCATCACCTATGGAAAATTTAATTTAA
- a CDS encoding type II toxin-antitoxin system RelE family toxin: protein MKISFSKTFEKKFFKYDKKLQEKIFNAIQNLPNGDVKRLTGNDTPPIYRIRISKYRILFHMNEEKIQILKVDSRGDIYK, encoded by the coding sequence ATGAAGATATCATTTTCTAAAACTTTTGAAAAGAAGTTTTTCAAATATGATAAAAAACTTCAAGAAAAAATATTTAATGCGATTCAAAATTTACCAAATGGGGATGTTAAAAGATTAACAGGTAATGACACACCTCCAATTTATAGAATAAGAATATCAAAATATAGAATTTTATTTCATATGAATGAAGAGAAAATACAAATATTAAAAGTTGATAGTAGAGGTGATATTTATAAGTAA
- a CDS encoding type II toxin-antitoxin system CcdA family antitoxin, with translation MHRLNLTIDEALYEQARAVGFIEKKSISAMIRESLREYLSKNTKIKEQTNLILEADDEKEILSILASDEFTSNKEFKNKFNL, from the coding sequence ATGCATAGATTAAATTTAACAATAGATGAAGCGCTATATGAACAGGCTAGAGCAGTAGGTTTTATAGAAAAGAAATCAATATCCGCCATGATTAGAGAAAGTCTTAGAGAATATCTTTCAAAAAACACTAAAATAAAAGAACAAACTAATTTAATATTAGAAGCAGATGATGAAAAAGAAATTTTATCAATATTAGCAAGTGATGAATTTACTTCAAATAAAGAGTTTAAAAATAAATTTAACTTATGA
- a CDS encoding cytidylyltransferase, giving the protein MPLSKALGSKVAVGVASDEVVKLYKPNVPAIPLEQRIEMLKALRCVDIVLPYHELDYLSVCKEVKADIFVIGEDWGRKPHNQDVENYFNTQGKKVVQIKYSPRNSSTKIKQNIVTQFQRK; this is encoded by the coding sequence CTGCCGCTGAGCAAGGCGTTAGGCAGTAAGGTTGCTGTGGGTGTTGCTTCTGATGAGGTGGTTAAATTATACAAACCTAATGTTCCTGCCATACCACTTGAACAGCGTATTGAAATGCTCAAAGCACTTCGCTGTGTGGATATCGTACTTCCGTACCATGAGCTGGATTATCTTTCTGTTTGTAAAGAGGTTAAAGCAGATATTTTTGTTATTGGAGAAGACTGGGGTAGGAAGCCTCATAATCAAGATGTGGAAAATTATTTCAACACACAAGGTAAAAAAGTAGTTCAAATAAAATACAGTCCAAGAAATTCATCCACTAAAATAAAACAAAACATCGTAACCCAATTTCAAAGGAAATAA
- a CDS encoding DUF805 domain-containing protein, with product MNWYLEVLKKYTVFNGRATRSEYWYFTLFNIIATIICSILDAVIGSGLGIIGLIYALAVLLPYIGVMIRRLHDINRSGWWQLIAIVPILGWILIIIWTTKDSDEEANQYGENPKVITPTE from the coding sequence ATGAATTGGTATTTAGAAGTACTGAAAAAATATACCGTTTTTAATGGTAGAGCAACAAGGTCAGAATATTGGTATTTCACATTATTTAATATAATAGCTACAATTATTTGTAGCATATTAGATGCAGTAATAGGAAGTGGGCTTGGAATAATAGGATTAATTTATGCATTAGCTGTTTTATTACCATATATTGGTGTTATGATAAGAAGACTGCATGACATTAACAGAAGTGGATGGTGGCAATTAATTGCTATTGTACCTATTTTAGGTTGGATATTAATTATTATTTGGACTACAAAAGATAGTGATGAAGAAGCTAATCAATACGGAGAAAATCCAAAAGTTATAACACCTACAGAATAA
- a CDS encoding integron integrase, translating to MAKKLLEVVRDKIRLRHYSYQTEKTYLGWIKRYILFHDKKHPEKMGKIEIEAFLTDLAVNRKVSPSTQNQAFNALLFLYEKVLEISIKNENISALRAKTKIHIPAVLTKDEVKNVIFNSKGVYQLMLKLMYGCGLRMSELLRLRIKDIDFGFDKVYIWDGKSQEDRVLPLPQKIKEDLQIHIENVRKTHKQDTIDGFGYVNLPFALNKKYPNANTEFKWQYLFPMNAISQDPRGKRKIRYHVLSATFGRNIKTAARLAYIDKKISAHTFRHSYATHLLQNGIDIRTISGLLGHKNLQTTMIYTHIVKELNQNIVKSPLDF from the coding sequence ATGGCAAAAAAATTATTAGAGGTTGTTAGAGACAAAATCCGTTTAAGGCATTATAGTTATCAAACTGAAAAAACTTATCTTGGCTGGATAAAGAGATACATTTTATTTCACGATAAAAAGCACCCAGAAAAAATGGGTAAGATTGAGATTGAAGCATTTTTGACTGATTTGGCCGTTAATCGCAAGGTTTCTCCATCAACGCAAAATCAGGCATTTAATGCTTTGTTATTTTTGTATGAAAAAGTTTTGGAAATTTCCATTAAAAATGAAAATATCTCTGCTTTGCGAGCAAAAACTAAAATTCATATTCCTGCTGTTTTGACCAAAGACGAAGTTAAAAATGTGATTTTTAACAGCAAAGGGGTTTATCAATTAATGCTTAAACTTATGTATGGTTGTGGCTTGCGGATGAGTGAATTGTTGCGTTTGCGGATTAAAGATATTGATTTTGGTTTTGATAAAGTTTATATCTGGGATGGTAAAAGTCAAGAAGATAGGGTGTTGCCCTTGCCACAAAAAATTAAGGAAGATTTGCAAATTCATATTGAAAATGTGCGGAAAACGCATAAACAAGATACGATTGACGGCTTTGGCTATGTTAATTTACCTTTTGCACTTAATAAAAAATATCCGAATGCTAATACTGAGTTTAAATGGCAATATTTATTCCCAATGAACGCAATTTCACAAGACCCGAGGGGTAAGAGGAAAATTCGCTATCATGTGTTGTCTGCTACTTTTGGCAGGAATATAAAAACAGCGGCGCGTTTGGCGTATATTGATAAAAAAATATCCGCCCATACTTTTCGCCATTCTTACGCAACACATTTATTACAAAACGGTATTGATATTCGCACAATTTCTGGGCTTTTGGGGCATAAAAATCTACAAACTACGATGATTTATACGCATATTGTTAAAGAATTAAATCAAAATATTGTTAAAAGCCCGTTAGATTTTTAA
- a CDS encoding aminotransferase class I/II-fold pyridoxal phosphate-dependent enzyme has protein sequence MNFTQQLTHIKNQHLYRQVKIADGSCVDFCSNDYLGLKNHPKVIKAFKQGVDKFGVGSGASHLINGHTTAHQELEEALSDYIGVEKTLLFSTGYMANIGVFSALKSELDWVLQDKLNHASLIDANHLIGLPLKRYLHTDIASLEKKIDRQTGQGLIVTDTVFSMDGDQADIIALEKVAKKSDALLMQDDAHGFGIFDTNIPKNSIYMATLGKAAGVMGAFVGGNIDFIDFLVQKSRPYIYTTAIAPALCVATLQSLELIKSGEQRAKLLENIDFFQKFSHSLSLPILPSDSAIQPLIIGDNKQALLLSQTLLEKGFQVSAIRTPTVAKNAERLRITLNANHTQKQIEQLLSEVKYAL, from the coding sequence ATGAACTTTACACAGCAACTTACTCATATTAAAAACCAACACCTTTACCGGCAAGTGAAAATTGCCGATGGGTCTTGTGTGGATTTTTGTTCGAATGATTATTTGGGGTTAAAAAATCACCCAAAAGTGATTAAGGCGTTTAAACAAGGGGTGGATAAATTTGGTGTGGGCTCGGGGGCGTCGCATTTAATTAATGGACATACGACGGCGCATCAAGAATTAGAAGAAGCGTTATCGGATTATATAGGGGTAGAAAAAACCCTATTATTCTCAACTGGGTATATGGCAAATATTGGTGTGTTTTCTGCGCTCAAAAGTGAATTGGATTGGGTCTTGCAGGATAAGCTCAATCATGCGTCACTCATTGATGCCAATCATTTGATTGGCTTGCCACTCAAGCGCTATTTGCATACTGATATTGCATCACTTGAGAAGAAAATTGATAGGCAAACTGGGCAAGGCTTGATTGTAACCGATACAGTATTTAGCATGGATGGAGATCAGGCGGATATTATTGCACTCGAAAAAGTTGCAAAAAAATCTGATGCACTACTTATGCAGGATGATGCCCATGGATTTGGTATTTTTGATACAAATATCCCGAAAAATTCTATTTATATGGCAACTTTAGGTAAGGCAGCAGGCGTTATGGGGGCTTTTGTGGGGGGAAATATAGATTTTATTGATTTTTTGGTGCAAAAATCACGCCCTTACATTTATACTACAGCGATTGCACCTGCTTTATGTGTGGCAACGCTTCAAAGTTTAGAACTGATTAAAAGCGGCGAGCAAAGGGCCAAATTATTAGAAAATATTGATTTCTTTCAAAAGTTTTCACACTCACTATCATTACCGATTTTGCCATCAGATAGTGCAATTCAACCTTTAATAATTGGCGACAACAAACAGGCTTTATTGCTTAGTCAGACACTACTTGAAAAAGGCTTTCAAGTAAGTGCCATTCGCACGCCAACGGTTGCCAAAAACGCAGAAAGATTGCGCATTACTTTGAATGCCAATCATACACAAAAACAAATAGAACAGCTGCTTAGCGAAGTAAAATATGCTTTATAG
- a CDS encoding alpha/beta fold hydrolase has translation MLYSRTTGTGKDLVLLHGWGFNSDLFNDLIARYQNQYQITVIDLPGHGRSSVVDGDLDKWCDEIIKLLPDNPILLGWSLGGLLAINIANKVNVSQLILLASSPNFVTTVGWHYGIDAKNFHQFSDTLSLNLSKGLKRFVSLQSQNKTQLKSLNQSIDTLPATTIALNQGLKILLQRDLRQQFEQLDIPIQVVLGKQDTLIPIEIAKWYKQKNTSVTILNTGHLPFLHPDFELRII, from the coding sequence ATGCTTTATAGTCGCACCACTGGCACAGGTAAAGACTTAGTGTTACTACATGGTTGGGGATTTAATAGTGATTTGTTTAATGATTTAATTGCGCGTTATCAAAATCAGTATCAAATAACGGTTATTGACTTACCCGGGCATGGGCGAAGCAGTGTGGTGGATGGCGATTTAGATAAATGGTGCGATGAGATTATCAAGCTATTGCCTGACAATCCAATTTTATTAGGCTGGTCTTTAGGTGGCTTGTTGGCGATTAATATTGCCAACAAGGTTAATGTATCTCAACTGATTTTATTAGCCTCAAGCCCTAATTTTGTCACAACTGTTGGTTGGCATTATGGCATTGATGCGAAAAATTTTCATCAATTCTCGGATACATTGTCGTTGAATTTATCCAAAGGATTAAAGCGCTTTGTCAGTTTACAAAGTCAAAACAAAACGCAATTAAAATCCCTTAATCAGTCCATTGATACCTTGCCTGCAACGACTATAGCACTTAACCAAGGGTTAAAAATTTTATTACAGCGTGATTTACGCCAACAATTTGAGCAATTAGATATTCCGATACAGGTTGTCTTGGGTAAACAGGATACCTTGATACCAATTGAGATTGCCAAATGGTATAAACAAAAAAATACCTCGGTAACAATATTAAATACTGGACACCTGCCTTTTCTACATCCAGACTTTGAATTGCGTATAATTTAA
- the purE gene encoding 5-(carboxyamino)imidazole ribonucleotide mutase — MSAVVGVIMGSKSDWPTMKNAVEMLEEFGVAHEVKVVSAHRTPDLMFDYASSALERGLKVIIAGAGGAAHLPGMVAAKTIVPVLGVPIQSRALSGQDSLLSIAQMPGGIPVGTLAIGEAGAKNAGILAAQIIANGDEAVKAKVLAFRAKQTQDVLDNPNPSD; from the coding sequence ATGAGTGCAGTTGTTGGGGTTATTATGGGGTCAAAATCTGATTGGCCGACGATGAAAAATGCAGTAGAAATGCTGGAAGAATTTGGCGTAGCGCACGAAGTCAAAGTGGTCTCCGCACATCGCACCCCTGATTTAATGTTTGACTATGCATCAAGTGCATTGGAGCGCGGGTTAAAAGTGATTATTGCGGGGGCAGGAGGTGCAGCGCACCTGCCAGGTATGGTAGCGGCAAAAACCATTGTTCCTGTCTTGGGCGTTCCTATTCAATCGCGTGCGTTAAGTGGTCAAGATTCTTTACTTTCTATTGCACAAATGCCAGGTGGAATTCCTGTTGGCACGCTCGCTATCGGCGAAGCTGGGGCTAAGAATGCAGGCATCCTAGCAGCACAAATAATTGCCAATGGAGATGAAGCGGTAAAAGCAAAAGTGCTTGCCTTCAGAGCTAAGCAAACGCAAGATGTACTTGACAATCCTAACCCAAGCGATTAA
- a CDS encoding 5-(carboxyamino)imidazole ribonucleotide synthase, giving the protein MKVGVLGAGQLGRMLAISGYPLDHQFGFSGNSNEEPSSLLGHMFIGDDSVNSLVDFADVITYESENTDVEIVKKIGKKVTVYPGEKSLFITQHRGREKALFDQLNIPCAPYQIVSSEQDLKNAVNTIGLPAILKTTTEGYDGKGQFLIHEKSQITKAWESMNGAESILEGFVNFKRELSLIAVRDTNNNHKYYPLVENTHHDGILRLTIAPAQAIDPEVQKTAEHYMQTLLDEMNHVGVLTIELFETNNGLVANEMAPRVHNSGHWSIEGANTSQFENHIRAITGQPLGDTTPTHPLSAMVNIIGKIGNIDTVLNMPNAHLHLYDKVERANRKLGHINITANSEQGLNSSIQQLQAFLPNEATVLTHHNL; this is encoded by the coding sequence ATGAAAGTTGGCGTTTTAGGTGCGGGTCAATTAGGCAGAATGCTTGCGATTTCAGGCTATCCTTTGGATCATCAATTTGGTTTTTCAGGTAACAGCAATGAGGAGCCTTCATCCCTATTAGGACATATGTTTATTGGCGATGATAGTGTTAATTCTCTAGTGGATTTTGCTGATGTCATTACCTATGAAAGTGAAAATACCGATGTGGAAATCGTTAAAAAAATTGGCAAAAAAGTGACCGTTTATCCCGGTGAAAAATCATTGTTCATCACCCAACATCGAGGTCGAGAAAAAGCCTTATTCGACCAACTTAATATTCCTTGCGCCCCTTATCAAATAGTCAGCTCTGAGCAAGATTTAAAAAATGCCGTAAATACCATTGGATTACCTGCGATTTTAAAAACAACAACCGAGGGTTATGATGGTAAAGGTCAGTTTTTAATACATGAAAAAAGTCAAATTACCAAGGCCTGGGAAAGTATGAATGGTGCTGAATCAATTTTAGAAGGCTTTGTGAATTTTAAACGCGAGCTTTCTCTGATTGCTGTGCGTGATACCAATAATAATCACAAATATTACCCTTTAGTTGAAAATACGCATCATGACGGTATTTTGCGCCTGACCATTGCCCCCGCTCAGGCGATTGACCCCGAAGTGCAAAAGACGGCTGAACACTATATGCAAACTTTGCTCGATGAAATGAACCATGTTGGCGTACTAACCATTGAGTTGTTTGAAACGAACAATGGATTGGTTGCCAATGAAATGGCACCTCGTGTACATAATTCTGGGCATTGGAGTATTGAAGGGGCAAATACCTCGCAATTTGAAAACCACATTCGTGCAATTACTGGTCAGCCACTTGGCGATACCACGCCGACACACCCACTTTCTGCAATGGTAAATATCATTGGTAAAATTGGTAATATTGACACAGTTCTAAATATGCCCAATGCACATTTGCACTTATATGACAAAGTAGAGCGTGCAAATAGAAAGTTAGGGCACATTAATATTACTGCCAATTCTGAGCAAGGATTAAACAGTAGTATCCAACAACTACAGGCGTTTTTACCTAATGAGGCCACTGTATTAACCCATCACAACTTATGA
- a CDS encoding DUF3846 domain-containing protein: MSEVKYKWHQAMLYKVTGDPIAIKPLEGAEEFSKAELETFIGGYLGFIKQGNGMLVINDDGEALGLPQNEMAGKNGYALFGNVIFVPIDNSENTLNITTH; this comes from the coding sequence ATGTCTGAAGTGAAATACAAATGGCATCAAGCAATGCTTTACAAAGTGACTGGCGACCCGATTGCCATCAAGCCTCTTGAGGGTGCGGAGGAATTCAGCAAAGCTGAATTAGAAACTTTTATAGGGGGTTACTTAGGTTTCATTAAACAAGGAAACGGCATGTTAGTCATCAACGATGATGGCGAAGCCTTAGGTTTGCCTCAAAATGAAATGGCAGGCAAGAATGGTTACGCCCTATTTGGCAATGTCATTTTTGTGCCTATTGACAATTCTGAAAACACACTAAATATAACAACCCACTAA
- a CDS encoding glutaredoxin family protein yields the protein MKILLKAFRNGLGAIIALISWLIPVGKVKRSEEEQKSVDAQTENIELYQFFGCPFCIKTRRAIRRLNLKITKQDAQDRKGAARAELIKETGGHQVPCLKITENGKVEWMHETSDIIAYLDKRFGQKN from the coding sequence ATGAAAATTTTATTAAAAGCGTTTAGAAATGGTTTGGGTGCAATTATTGCATTGATTAGTTGGTTAATTCCAGTTGGAAAAGTAAAACGCAGCGAAGAAGAGCAAAAATCAGTTGATGCACAAACAGAAAATATTGAATTATATCAATTCTTCGGCTGTCCATTTTGTATTAAAACCAGAAGAGCTATTAGACGCTTAAATCTCAAAATTACCAAGCAAGATGCACAAGACAGAAAAGGTGCCGCCAGAGCGGAACTCATTAAAGAAACTGGCGGACACCAAGTCCCGTGTTTAAAAATTACTGAAAATGGCAAAGTCGAGTGGATGCATGAAACCTCTGACATCATTGCCTATTTAGACAAGCGTTTTGGTCAAAAAAATTAG
- the folD gene encoding bifunctional methylenetetrahydrofolate dehydrogenase/methenyltetrahydrofolate cyclohydrolase FolD: protein MTIINGKQIAQDLRKNIKQQVAQLNLKPGLRKPGLAVILVGDDPASKVYVRNKDNACREVGFYAEKINKPADITQVELLAEVEQLNEDSNIDGILVQLPLPAHLDANQIIEAINPAKDVDGFHSENIGKLMQNKPHLRPCTPKGVMTMLATIGIDLMGKDCVVVGASNIVGRPMAMELLNARATVTICNSKTTNLSDKLKNADVIVVAVGIPKFIKGKWIKKGAIVIDVGINRIEENGNFKLVGDVDFNSAEKVAGWITPVPGGVGPMTIATLLENTLTAYQAKEKK from the coding sequence ATGACTATTATAAACGGCAAGCAAATTGCCCAAGATTTGAGAAAAAATATCAAACAACAAGTGGCACAACTCAATCTTAAGCCCGGCTTACGCAAGCCGGGCTTAGCAGTGATTTTGGTAGGTGATGATCCTGCATCGAAGGTGTATGTGCGTAATAAAGACAATGCCTGCAGGGAAGTCGGTTTTTATGCTGAAAAAATTAATAAACCTGCCGATATTACGCAAGTAGAGTTATTGGCAGAGGTTGAACAATTAAATGAGGATAGTAATATTGATGGTATTTTAGTGCAACTGCCATTGCCAGCACATCTGGATGCTAATCAAATCATTGAAGCCATTAATCCAGCCAAAGATGTTGATGGTTTTCACAGTGAAAATATCGGCAAACTCATGCAAAATAAGCCACACCTGCGCCCTTGTACGCCAAAAGGTGTAATGACAATGTTGGCGACAATAGGTATTGATTTGATGGGTAAAGACTGCGTGGTAGTCGGGGCGTCCAATATTGTCGGGCGGCCAATGGCAATGGAGCTTTTAAACGCCCGCGCCACTGTGACGATTTGTAACAGCAAAACAACTAATTTGTCAGACAAACTTAAAAATGCTGATGTAATCGTTGTCGCCGTTGGCATTCCTAAGTTTATCAAAGGTAAATGGATTAAAAAAGGTGCGATTGTGATTGATGTGGGTATTAATCGCATAGAAGAAAATGGGAATTTTAAATTGGTTGGTGATGTTGATTTCAACAGCGCTGAAAAAGTCGCAGGATGGATTACTCCCGTGCCAGGTGGCGTTGGTCCAATGACTATTGCCACATTATTGGAAAATACATTAACGGCTTATCAAGCAAAGGAGAAAAAATGA